A window of the Xiashengella succiniciproducens genome harbors these coding sequences:
- a CDS encoding serine hydrolase domain-containing protein, whose translation MGNTSIEKAGIWADSIYPTLRLEDKLALILLGQPGFTVVDPLAIEHLDIKPSSFTRAIVDIRGGFEMGSMPMPFPDEKTLLVCSPESRDGMIRWLADTFARSGVNCFLSDIVPLPSINVANGDEHPGALAMSSLWIPFRPDAYSLNAFYAEACLVPSHINSLLPSSLPVINLPQVGDEKGISMVAGAALSVRQVLEDGKLLITNDYTKDYERLLNAFRDRWLDEDILVHSCRNALIMKYLSTETHYFFSPKLSEKELLLTFRRVYESSVSLFQPHYKKLFPFTQLDMKVGYYTKGMLHGNNFVRMADNYIRQQPMLLHPFRYDLIFLLSDPSYYQSVPLEEVIKSIRIYYPGTSLVLVWAGDPGNLPFSAWPSGLDGMVLAPSANPFVWEIMAQVVFNGVATSPKAPREVYGYLASMAIHCDVTRLKYGLPEEVGLSSDTLALIDKIVEKAIKQNATPGAQVLVARNGVVVLHRSYGWHNYKKKRLVKNSDIYDLASVTKIAGTMPVVMRTYDDGLWALNDPISTYLPEADTTDKRDITVRQLLLHQSGLQASIPFHTEILDKSMLKGDLYSKKRSSTHPYKVDNNLYMNKNLVYKDYLISNRKDSLFSVTVAENVYLNHNYVDSMYYLVLASKLRKPIYLYSDLNFILLKRIIENVSGMPMENAASELFYSKIGSASLMFNPWKYGFAVMAAPTEDDQTFRKQTLQGYVHDQTAALMGGVAGHAGLFGNANDLAKLLQMYLNKGEYGGYRYLGAGTVDFFTSAHEPGNRRGLGFDKPEMDPKKDTPVSRLASAESYGHQGFSGTMVWVDPRYNLIYIFLSNRIHPDSYNRKLSTLNIRTDIQDVIYRSITKP comes from the coding sequence GTGGGGAATACATCAATTGAGAAGGCTGGTATATGGGCTGATTCTATATACCCAACCTTGAGGTTGGAGGATAAACTCGCCTTGATTCTGCTGGGACAACCGGGATTTACAGTTGTTGATCCCTTAGCTATTGAACATCTTGATATTAAGCCTTCATCCTTTACAAGAGCTATTGTAGATATAAGAGGAGGCTTTGAGATGGGTTCAATGCCAATGCCTTTTCCGGATGAAAAGACCCTGCTTGTGTGCTCCCCCGAGAGCCGCGACGGGATGATACGCTGGCTTGCCGACACATTTGCAAGAAGTGGAGTAAATTGCTTCCTGAGCGATATTGTTCCACTGCCATCAATCAATGTGGCTAATGGAGATGAGCATCCAGGGGCGCTAGCTATGTCCTCACTATGGATTCCATTCAGACCAGATGCATATAGCCTAAATGCCTTTTATGCTGAAGCCTGTTTGGTTCCTTCACATATCAACAGTCTGCTGCCATCCAGCCTTCCGGTAATAAACCTTCCGCAGGTGGGGGATGAGAAAGGTATTTCCATGGTCGCCGGTGCTGCACTGTCAGTCAGGCAGGTTCTTGAAGATGGTAAGCTGCTAATAACCAATGATTATACAAAGGATTATGAGCGTTTACTAAATGCATTCCGGGACAGATGGCTGGATGAGGATATACTAGTGCATTCCTGCAGGAATGCACTTATAATGAAGTATCTCTCAACTGAAACACATTATTTTTTCAGCCCTAAACTATCTGAAAAGGAGCTGTTGCTTACTTTCAGGCGGGTATATGAATCCTCAGTAAGTCTGTTTCAGCCTCACTACAAAAAGCTATTTCCTTTTACCCAGCTAGATATGAAGGTTGGATATTACACAAAGGGAATGCTGCATGGCAATAACTTTGTAAGGATGGCTGATAACTATATAAGGCAGCAACCAATGTTGCTACATCCTTTTCGATACGATTTAATCTTCCTGCTTAGCGATCCTTCTTATTACCAGAGTGTGCCACTTGAAGAGGTGATAAAGTCTATTCGGATTTATTATCCCGGTACATCTTTGGTTCTTGTATGGGCCGGAGATCCTGGGAATCTACCTTTTTCTGCATGGCCTTCCGGTCTGGATGGGATGGTCCTGGCACCTTCAGCTAACCCTTTTGTATGGGAAATAATGGCTCAGGTCGTTTTCAATGGCGTTGCCACATCACCCAAAGCTCCTCGTGAAGTATATGGGTATCTTGCCTCAATGGCAATACATTGTGATGTTACAAGACTTAAGTATGGCCTGCCTGAAGAGGTTGGCCTGAGTAGCGATACCCTGGCATTGATTGACAAGATTGTTGAAAAGGCTATTAAGCAGAATGCAACGCCAGGTGCACAGGTTCTTGTTGCAAGAAACGGGGTTGTAGTTTTACATAGAAGTTACGGATGGCACAATTATAAGAAGAAGAGACTTGTAAAAAACAGTGATATCTATGATCTGGCCTCTGTAACCAAGATTGCTGGGACAATGCCTGTTGTAATGCGTACTTATGATGATGGATTGTGGGCGCTTAATGATCCGATTAGCACCTACCTTCCTGAAGCAGATACTACAGATAAGAGGGATATAACTGTCAGACAACTTCTGTTGCACCAGTCGGGACTTCAGGCTTCTATTCCATTTCATACAGAGATACTTGATAAGTCAATGCTAAAAGGAGACCTGTATAGCAAGAAACGTTCGTCAACCCATCCATACAAGGTTGACAACAACCTGTATATGAACAAAAACCTGGTATATAAGGATTACCTGATCAGCAACAGAAAGGACTCATTGTTTTCTGTCACTGTGGCTGAAAATGTGTATCTGAATCACAACTATGTTGATTCGATGTACTATCTGGTTCTTGCTTCCAAGCTAAGAAAGCCTATCTATCTGTATAGTGACCTCAATTTTATTCTGTTGAAGAGGATTATTGAGAATGTTAGCGGAATGCCGATGGAAAATGCTGCCAGTGAATTGTTTTACAGTAAAATAGGTAGTGCTTCCCTGATGTTTAATCCTTGGAAATATGGCTTTGCTGTAATGGCTGCTCCAACAGAGGACGATCAGACTTTCAGGAAGCAAACTCTGCAGGGCTATGTTCACGACCAGACTGCTGCACTGATGGGAGGGGTGGCAGGACATGCCGGACTATTTGGCAATGCAAATGATCTTGCCAAGCTCTTGCAGATGTACCTTAATAAAGGTGAGTATGGCGGATACCGCTATCTTGGTGCAGGGACGGTGGACTTCTTTACTTCTGCACATGAGCCTGGAAACAGGAGGGGATTGGGCTTTGATAAACCGGAGATGGATCCTAAAAAGGATACTCCAGTGTCGCGACTTGCTTCTGCTGAATCATACGGCCATCAGGGTTTTTCGGGAACCATGGTTTGGGTGGATCCCCGGTATAACCTGATCTATATCTTTCTGTCTAACAGGATACACCCTGATTCATACAACAGAAAGCTATCCACATTAAATATTCGGACAGATATTCAGGATGTGATATACAGGTCGATAACAAAACCCTGA
- a CDS encoding lysophospholipid acyltransferase family protein: MTAKYILYQPYKWLIFAPLMLVITLLTALLSASTSMIFSSRVGNFIGSCWARVTCWITPVSVFIKGRENIEPGKSYVIVSNHQSIWDIFLLYGNMPVDFRWVMKKELRTIPFVGYACEKVGHIFIDRSSPREAARSLEEARKKLVNGVSVVIFPEGTRSRRKEMNRFKNGAFKLARDLELDILPVTIVDSYKICSGDFLDLMPGRAGIVIHPVIKTADYIDSQQELSDHARQIIESAL, encoded by the coding sequence ATGACTGCAAAATATATCCTTTACCAGCCATATAAGTGGCTAATCTTTGCTCCACTGATGCTGGTCATTACCCTTCTGACAGCACTGCTTTCTGCCTCAACTTCAATGATATTCTCTTCTAGAGTGGGCAATTTTATAGGGTCCTGCTGGGCGCGGGTTACTTGTTGGATAACACCCGTAAGTGTGTTTATCAAAGGACGTGAAAACATTGAGCCCGGGAAGTCCTATGTTATTGTGTCAAACCACCAGAGTATCTGGGATATTTTTCTACTGTATGGTAATATGCCTGTTGATTTCAGGTGGGTAATGAAGAAGGAACTTAGAACCATTCCTTTTGTCGGCTATGCATGCGAGAAGGTTGGCCATATTTTTATAGACCGCTCATCACCTCGTGAGGCAGCCCGCTCGCTGGAAGAGGCTCGTAAAAAGCTTGTAAATGGTGTTTCTGTTGTTATCTTCCCTGAAGGAACCAGAAGCCGTCGTAAGGAGATGAACAGATTTAAGAATGGAGCGTTCAAACTGGCAAGAGACCTTGAACTTGACATTTTGCCGGTGACAATAGTTGATAGTTATAAAATATGTAGCGGAGACTTTCTAGATCTGATGCCTGGAAGGGCTGGTATTGTCATCCATCCGGTAATAAAGACTGCTGATTATATCGATAGTCAGCAGGAATTGTCGGATCATGCACGACAAATAATTGAGTCTGCTTTGTAG
- a CDS encoding DUF3078 domain-containing protein — MYSRIFFGLLCVGMLNLSAMNAQDEADSLKYWKTGGDVSLTFSQVSLNNWAAGGRNSVSGNFLFNTIANYAKNKSAWDNSLTIGYGLSQQGSDNLIKTDDRLLLTSKYGYKASDKWFYTALLDFKTQMTTGYQDPPTNSVVISELLSPAYLQFSLGMDYKPNDQFSLYISPLTSKHTIVADDSLSNAGAYGVDPGDKMRSEFGASLKSVYKKENIIKGVDFFTRLDLFSNLVDNPDHIDVDWEGRLNMKINDYLTAVFSLQLLYDHDTKTTEIVDDIPVERGTKLQSKQLLGFGLSYKF; from the coding sequence ATGTATTCAAGAATCTTTTTTGGGTTGTTATGTGTTGGAATGTTGAACCTGAGTGCCATGAATGCCCAGGATGAGGCAGATTCCCTGAAATACTGGAAAACTGGAGGGGATGTATCTCTTACCTTTTCTCAGGTGAGTCTCAATAATTGGGCAGCTGGTGGACGTAACTCGGTATCGGGCAACTTCCTCTTCAATACCATCGCCAATTATGCAAAAAACAAGAGTGCGTGGGATAACAGCTTAACCATAGGCTATGGTTTATCACAACAGGGAAGTGACAACCTTATCAAGACAGACGACCGCCTACTGTTAACCTCAAAATACGGATATAAGGCAAGTGATAAGTGGTTTTATACAGCCTTGCTTGATTTCAAAACGCAGATGACTACTGGTTATCAGGATCCACCAACTAACTCAGTCGTAATATCAGAACTGCTTTCTCCTGCCTACCTACAGTTTTCTCTTGGTATGGACTACAAGCCTAATGATCAGTTCTCACTCTATATTTCACCACTGACCTCCAAACACACAATAGTTGCTGATGACTCATTGTCAAATGCTGGTGCTTATGGTGTGGATCCGGGTGATAAGATGAGGAGTGAGTTTGGTGCTTCTCTTAAGTCTGTGTACAAGAAGGAGAATATTATCAAGGGAGTTGACTTCTTTACCCGTCTGGACCTATTCTCCAATCTTGTCGATAATCCCGACCATATTGATGTGGATTGGGAAGGTCGTCTAAACATGAAGATTAATGATTACCTCACTGCGGTATTCTCACTGCAACTGTTGTATGACCATGATACAAAGACAACAGAGATTGTTGATGACATACCTGTCGAAAGGGGGACCAAGCTGCAGTCAAAGCAACTTCTTGGATTTGGGCTAAGCTATAAGTTCTAA
- a CDS encoding TonB-dependent receptor produces the protein MKYLYSLLLLLCSGIALFGSNIEPKRDPVVSGYVKDAETGETLIGASVYCKEEGKGAASNLYGFFSISLPPGQKIITVSFMGYKTYEKSISLESDLNLNILLEPVSAQLEEVSIVADGTKINLDEPLTGMQRINATMIKEVPALMGEIDPVKVLQLMPGISAASEGSSGFSVRGGNPDQNLIVLDEAIVYNAGHLMGFFSVFNNDALRDVNIYKGDIPARSGGRLASLLDIRMKDGNNGKLSGKGGIGTISSRLTLEGPVLSEKTTFLLAGRRTYADIFLPFAKEEQVRDAGLYFYDLNAKISHTFSDHDRIYLSAYGGRDYFRASDSELAFGNQTATLRWNHLFSSRLFGNLSLIYSNYNYSLGSEAGEADDFEWKSRLQNLAFKADFNYYPNPNHSVSFGVQSITHSILPAHVKGTNENTVFNELRLPKSNARELGIYAENLHQVGARLTLRYGLRVSGFQNVGKGIRHYYDENYEVTGSKEYKMGEVFNSYWGLEPRLGASWLFYPHSSVKAAYTRTFQYMHLASNSRSTTPLDVWFPSSPNVKPQVSDQISLGFYRHVYSNQLEAGVEVFYKELQNSIDFKDYAELLLNEYLEGELRFGSGRAYGLEFSANFDIDGWNGWLSYTISRSTRKIDGVNNNKRYLSPYDHTHDVSLVVTRNISKRLSASANWVYFTGAPVTFPVGRFESGGNIIPIYSDRNAERMPAFHRLDLAVTLRDKNKENRRFSGEWVLSLYNAYGRKNAWSISFIEDDDVPGRTKAMKTYLFSIVPSLTYNFKF, from the coding sequence ATGAAGTATCTGTATAGTTTGCTGCTATTATTGTGTTCAGGCATTGCCCTTTTCGGCTCCAATATTGAGCCGAAGCGAGATCCGGTAGTTAGTGGTTATGTAAAAGATGCCGAGACCGGAGAAACTCTTATCGGCGCTTCAGTATATTGTAAAGAGGAAGGTAAAGGTGCAGCATCCAATCTATACGGATTTTTCAGCATCTCACTTCCACCCGGGCAAAAGATTATCACTGTCAGTTTCATGGGATATAAGACCTATGAGAAGTCAATATCGCTTGAGTCAGACCTAAATCTGAATATTCTTCTTGAACCTGTATCTGCCCAACTTGAAGAGGTTAGCATTGTTGCCGATGGCACAAAAATAAACCTTGACGAGCCATTAACAGGGATGCAGAGGATCAACGCAACAATGATCAAAGAGGTCCCGGCCTTGATGGGGGAAATCGACCCTGTTAAAGTACTCCAGCTAATGCCCGGCATCTCGGCTGCCAGCGAAGGATCAAGCGGATTCAGTGTGCGTGGTGGAAATCCGGATCAGAATCTAATTGTCCTTGATGAAGCTATAGTATATAATGCTGGTCACCTTATGGGGTTCTTTTCGGTGTTTAACAATGATGCACTGAGAGATGTAAATATTTATAAAGGTGATATTCCGGCCCGCAGTGGAGGACGACTGGCTTCACTGCTTGATATCAGGATGAAGGATGGCAATAATGGAAAACTATCTGGGAAGGGTGGTATTGGAACAATATCATCCAGGCTGACTCTGGAAGGACCTGTGCTCTCGGAAAAGACTACCTTTTTGCTTGCCGGACGACGCACGTATGCGGATATATTTCTGCCATTTGCAAAAGAGGAACAGGTAAGGGATGCAGGTCTATATTTCTATGATTTAAATGCCAAAATCAGCCATACATTTAGTGATCACGACAGGATATATCTGAGTGCCTATGGTGGAAGGGATTACTTCAGAGCCTCAGACTCAGAATTGGCCTTTGGAAATCAGACGGCTACCTTGAGATGGAATCACCTGTTTTCTTCCCGTTTATTTGGTAACCTTAGTCTGATATATAGCAACTACAACTACAGCCTTGGATCTGAAGCCGGTGAGGCTGATGATTTTGAATGGAAATCCAGACTTCAAAACCTAGCATTTAAGGCCGATTTCAACTATTATCCCAATCCCAATCATTCAGTTAGCTTCGGAGTTCAAAGCATCACTCATTCGATACTACCTGCGCATGTAAAGGGAACCAATGAGAATACAGTATTTAACGAACTCAGGCTGCCCAAATCAAACGCAAGGGAACTTGGTATTTATGCAGAAAACCTCCATCAGGTGGGTGCTAGGTTGACTCTAAGGTACGGGTTAAGGGTCTCCGGCTTTCAAAATGTGGGCAAGGGAATCAGGCATTACTATGATGAAAACTACGAAGTGACTGGCAGCAAAGAATACAAAATGGGGGAAGTTTTCAACAGCTACTGGGGGCTTGAACCTCGCCTTGGAGCCTCATGGCTGTTTTATCCTCATAGTTCGGTCAAGGCTGCCTATACTAGAACCTTCCAATATATGCACCTTGCTTCAAATTCAAGATCCACTACCCCACTTGATGTCTGGTTTCCGTCCTCGCCCAATGTTAAGCCGCAGGTTTCGGATCAGATCTCTCTGGGTTTTTACAGACATGTATATAGCAACCAACTGGAAGCAGGTGTTGAGGTGTTTTACAAGGAGCTTCAAAACAGCATTGACTTTAAGGACTATGCGGAACTCTTGCTCAATGAGTATCTGGAAGGTGAACTAAGATTTGGAAGTGGAAGAGCATACGGACTTGAGTTTAGCGCCAATTTTGATATTGACGGATGGAATGGGTGGCTCAGCTATACCATAAGCCGGTCAACAAGAAAAATAGATGGAGTAAACAACAATAAACGCTATTTGTCACCCTATGACCACACCCATGATGTATCACTTGTAGTTACACGTAATATTAGTAAGAGACTGTCTGCATCAGCCAATTGGGTGTACTTCACAGGTGCTCCTGTAACATTTCCTGTCGGGCGCTTTGAAAGCGGAGGCAATATTATTCCGATTTACTCAGATAGAAATGCTGAGAGGATGCCTGCCTTCCACAGACTTGATCTGGCAGTTACCCTGCGCGACAAAAATAAAGAAAACCGACGCTTTAGTGGAGAATGGGTCCTGTCCCTCTATAATGCCTATGGCCGTAAGAATGCCTGGTCCATATCCTTTATTGAGGACGATGATGTTCCTGGGCGCACAAAGGCTATGAAGACATATCTGTTCAGTATAGTCCCCTCATTAACCTACAACTTCAAGTTTTGA
- a CDS encoding OmpA family protein, with product MNKVLKLLAFAFLFGAQFADAQKNLTTKNRAAIKSYELAIDHFSNGRLTPAIDALYEAIRRDDKFIEPYLVLGDIYNSTGDYNRELDALMKAYQIDSLFFPATMYNIGVASVRVGRFKEAVEWLEKYKWKYSDKRNAEELNKWLDRARFAAHAVENAYEINLEPAGEPLHPDYDEYWPSVTADEQTLIITVLKPRDEQLFMEKELPKSALFFQEDFFYSYRDDNGNWSRRFALEGDINTDGNEGAQSLSADGNMMFFTACGRSDGRGSCDIYFSRKTGSGWSAPVNLGMPLNTPYWESQPSFSSDGKTLYFVSNRPGGRGDKDIWMATIEKYNPEGIPIFGSPVNLGANINTTGEENSPFIHHDNKTLYFSSDGHGGMGEQDIFFSRRNSDGEWQMPVNVGYPINTQGDEMGFIVNARGDRAYFSSDGMMEGRKNKVIYTFELPEPIRPDPVSYVKGRVFDIETGETLPADFELKNLGNGKTVVESRSNQSGQFLVCLPLGGRYAFKAAHPGYMFYSGHFDLENEYSVFKPYQLDIGLYPIRTGAKTTLENIFFETDSYELKEESLVELEGLYSFLRDNPEVRILIGGHTDNQGNAAYNQRLSENRAKSVYNHLVNRGIDAKRLEYKGFGLSMPVADNSTPEGRARNRRTEVTIL from the coding sequence ATGAATAAGGTGTTGAAATTGCTGGCGTTTGCCTTCCTTTTTGGGGCTCAGTTTGCTGATGCCCAGAAAAACCTGACTACGAAGAATCGTGCAGCTATCAAGAGTTATGAGCTTGCAATCGATCATTTCAGTAATGGCAGACTTACTCCTGCAATTGATGCCCTTTATGAGGCTATCAGGAGGGATGATAAGTTTATCGAACCCTACCTTGTCCTTGGTGATATATACAACTCTACAGGTGATTATAATCGGGAGCTTGATGCACTTATGAAGGCATACCAGATAGATTCCCTATTTTTCCCTGCTACTATGTACAATATTGGTGTTGCTTCTGTCAGGGTAGGCCGCTTTAAGGAGGCTGTTGAATGGCTCGAAAAATATAAGTGGAAATATAGTGATAAAAGGAATGCCGAAGAACTTAACAAATGGTTGGACCGGGCACGCTTCGCAGCACATGCAGTTGAGAATGCCTATGAGATAAACCTGGAACCTGCTGGTGAACCGCTACATCCGGACTATGACGAGTACTGGCCCAGTGTTACTGCGGATGAACAAACGCTTATAATCACTGTGCTTAAGCCACGTGATGAGCAGCTCTTTATGGAAAAGGAACTGCCAAAGTCAGCACTTTTCTTTCAGGAGGACTTCTTTTATTCATACAGGGATGATAATGGCAACTGGAGCAGGCGTTTTGCACTTGAAGGGGATATAAATACCGATGGTAATGAGGGAGCTCAGTCGCTTTCTGCTGATGGTAATATGATGTTTTTTACAGCCTGCGGCAGGTCTGACGGAAGGGGGAGTTGTGATATATATTTTTCACGGAAAACCGGCAGCGGGTGGAGTGCTCCTGTAAATCTGGGTATGCCACTCAACACTCCATATTGGGAAAGCCAGCCTTCTTTTTCATCCGATGGCAAGACACTCTATTTTGTGAGCAACAGACCGGGTGGCAGAGGAGACAAGGATATTTGGATGGCTACCATTGAGAAGTATAATCCTGAAGGGATTCCCATATTTGGCAGTCCGGTTAATCTGGGCGCAAATATTAATACTACAGGAGAGGAGAATTCTCCATTTATTCACCATGATAATAAGACTTTGTATTTTTCATCTGACGGCCATGGAGGAATGGGAGAGCAGGATATCTTTTTCAGTCGCAGAAATAGTGACGGTGAATGGCAAATGCCGGTTAATGTAGGTTATCCTATAAACACACAGGGTGATGAGATGGGCTTTATAGTAAATGCCAGGGGTGACAGAGCATATTTCTCAAGTGACGGAATGATGGAAGGACGAAAAAACAAGGTGATCTATACCTTTGAATTGCCCGAACCAATAAGACCTGATCCAGTTTCCTATGTCAAAGGACGGGTCTTCGATATAGAAACAGGTGAGACTCTTCCGGCAGATTTTGAGCTCAAGAATCTTGGGAATGGAAAGACAGTGGTGGAGTCTAGAAGTAACCAATCTGGACAATTTCTTGTCTGTCTTCCTCTTGGAGGCCGATATGCCTTCAAAGCTGCGCATCCCGGCTATATGTTTTACTCTGGACATTTTGACCTTGAGAATGAGTATTCCGTTTTCAAACCATATCAGCTTGATATTGGTCTATACCCAATCAGAACGGGTGCAAAGACAACTCTTGAGAATATCTTCTTTGAAACGGATTCTTATGAACTAAAGGAAGAGTCGCTTGTGGAACTCGAAGGACTTTATTCCTTCCTGAGAGATAATCCGGAGGTAAGAATATTGATTGGTGGTCATACTGATAATCAAGGAAATGCCGCTTACAACCAACGCTTATCAGAAAATAGGGCTAAATCTGTATATAACCACCTGGTCAACAGAGGAATTGATGCAAAGAGGCTTGAATATAAGGGCTTCGGCCTTTCAATGCCGGTGGCTGACAATAGTACTCCTGAAGGAAGGGCACGAAACCGTAGAACTGAAGTCACTATATTGTAG
- a CDS encoding response regulator — MSDNLSNALNQNWEDKTILVVEDVDTNKIFFDAALRRTKAKILWAKDGQEAIDMFRDNKIDLVLMDLQLPVMDGYTATREIKKINPDIPVIAQTAHVMSGEREKCMEVGCNDYLAKPIRLQILIETLSKYLNQ; from the coding sequence ATGTCGGACAATTTAAGCAATGCGTTAAACCAAAACTGGGAGGATAAAACCATTCTGGTAGTAGAAGACGTCGATACGAACAAAATCTTTTTTGATGCAGCTTTGCGTAGAACCAAGGCCAAGATACTCTGGGCAAAAGACGGACAGGAAGCCATTGACATGTTCAGGGACAACAAGATTGACCTTGTTTTGATGGACCTTCAGCTTCCCGTTATGGACGGTTACACAGCTACACGTGAAATCAAGAAGATCAACCCCGATATTCCGGTAATTGCGCAGACTGCACACGTTATGTCAGGAGAGAGGGAAAAGTGCATGGAGGTGGGCTGTAATGATTATCTGGCTAAGCCTATACGCTTACAAATTTTAATAGAAACGCTTTCTAAATACCTTAACCAATAG
- a CDS encoding RNA polymerase sigma factor: MSSEYKDIHQPLVRKAMNGDSKALHELYKLYSRAMYNICCRILNNEADAEDMLQEIFIEAFSKLNSFRFESTFGAWLKRITVNRCINELRKRKLALEYQENLQEPNPEELKEPDQEDIELSVERIRHAMALLPDGYRVIFSLYMLEGYDHEEIASILNISESTSKTQLMRAKKRIIDILNVGKY, from the coding sequence TTGTCATCGGAGTATAAGGATATACACCAGCCCCTGGTCAGAAAGGCAATGAACGGAGATTCAAAGGCCTTGCATGAGCTGTACAAACTGTACAGCAGGGCGATGTACAATATTTGTTGCAGGATATTAAACAATGAAGCTGATGCCGAGGATATGTTACAGGAGATCTTTATTGAGGCGTTCAGCAAACTAAATAGTTTCCGTTTTGAATCAACCTTTGGAGCCTGGCTGAAGAGAATTACAGTCAACCGCTGTATTAACGAGCTCAGAAAAAGGAAGCTGGCGCTTGAGTATCAGGAAAACCTGCAAGAACCCAACCCCGAAGAATTAAAAGAACCCGATCAGGAAGATATTGAGCTGTCGGTTGAAAGAATCAGACATGCAATGGCGCTACTGCCTGATGGTTATAGAGTTATATTCTCCCTTTATATGCTTGAAGGCTATGACCATGAAGAAATAGCGTCAATACTCAATATCTCTGAATCAACTTCCAAAACCCAACTTATGAGAGCAAAGAAACGCATTATAGATATTCTTAATGTAGGAAAATATTAA
- a CDS encoding DUF4249 domain-containing protein gives MKKAQIFCTFALMAFALLSCEEEINLHLKTSATRLVVGGMITSDTTQHIITLTQSAHYFDSTQVKYISGALVEVVVADSTVVFTESDEHPGWYLSPEDFYGVPGNEYRLRITNVGLPGISTDEEFTASSIMPAIAPIDSASIGYSHEWDLWKIVISAQDPADQRNYYMFSLQRNGRQITKSLKEKTILDDRLFDGKYASEVWIFGLDTEEYDFQPNDTLTMECYNITKEFYYYVYAVQVEMQGSNPLFSGSPANVPGNISNNALGYFTACGVSRVDFINPYRIEDFK, from the coding sequence ATGAAAAAAGCACAGATATTTTGCACATTTGCTTTAATGGCATTTGCACTGCTATCATGCGAAGAGGAGATTAATCTGCATCTTAAGACAAGTGCTACCCGTCTGGTGGTTGGTGGTATGATTACAAGTGACACTACACAGCATATCATTACACTTACCCAGTCAGCGCATTATTTCGACAGTACGCAGGTAAAGTACATCTCTGGTGCCCTTGTCGAAGTTGTGGTTGCCGATTCTACTGTGGTATTCACCGAATCAGATGAGCATCCTGGATGGTACCTGAGCCCTGAAGACTTCTATGGTGTACCTGGAAACGAGTACAGGCTCAGAATAACCAATGTTGGGCTGCCAGGTATTTCAACAGATGAAGAATTCACAGCCTCGTCAATAATGCCGGCCATTGCTCCAATAGACTCGGCCAGCATTGGCTATAGTCATGAATGGGATCTGTGGAAGATTGTAATATCGGCCCAGGATCCTGCTGACCAAAGAAACTATTATATGTTCAGCCTGCAACGTAACGGTCGTCAAATCACTAAAAGCCTAAAAGAAAAGACAATATTGGATGATAGACTATTTGACGGAAAATATGCCTCAGAAGTCTGGATTTTCGGACTTGACACTGAAGAATATGATTTCCAACCGAATGATACCTTAACAATGGAATGCTATAACATCACTAAGGAGTTTTATTACTATGTCTATGCTGTTCAGGTCGAAATGCAGGGCAGCAACCCACTATTCTCAGGATCGCCTGCCAACGTGCCAGGTAATATAAGCAATAATGCACTAGGATACTTCACAGCTTGTGGTGTAAGTAGGGTTGACTTTATCAATCCTTATAGAATTGAGGATTTTAAGTAA